One Mycobacterium marseillense DNA window includes the following coding sequences:
- a CDS encoding aldehyde dehydrogenase family protein translates to MTVFARPGAAGALMSYESRYENFIGGQWVPPARGRYFENPTPVTGQTFCEVARSDEADVDKALDAAHAAAPAWGKTAPAERAAILNKIADRIDEHTAALAVAEVWDNGKPIREALAADIPLAADHFRYFAAALRAQEGSLSQIDDDTVAYHFHEPLGVVGQIIPWNFPILMGAWKLAPALAAGNAVVLKPAEQTPVSVLYLMSLIGDLLPPGVINVVSGFGAEAGKPLASSNRIAKIAFTGETTTGRLIMQYASQNLIPVTLELGGKSPNIFFSDVMAKADDYQDKALEGFTMFALNQGEVCTCPSRSLVQADIYDEFLELAAIRTKAVRQGDPLDSETMLGSQASNDQLEKVLSYIEIGKGEGAKVITGGERAELGGDLSGGFYMQPTILGGDNSMRVFQEEIFGPVVAVTSFSDYDDAMSIANDTLYGLGAGVWSRDGNTAYRAGRDIQAGRVWVNCYHVYPAHAAFGGYKQSGIGRENHKMMLDHYQQTKNMLVSYSEKAQGFF, encoded by the coding sequence GTGACCGTTTTCGCACGTCCAGGTGCTGCCGGGGCGTTGATGTCGTATGAGTCTCGCTACGAGAACTTCATCGGGGGGCAGTGGGTGCCGCCGGCGCGGGGGCGCTATTTCGAGAACCCCACACCGGTCACCGGCCAGACGTTCTGCGAGGTGGCCCGCTCGGATGAGGCCGACGTCGACAAGGCGCTCGACGCCGCCCACGCGGCCGCACCGGCGTGGGGCAAGACGGCGCCGGCCGAGCGCGCCGCGATCCTGAACAAGATCGCCGACCGCATCGACGAGCACACCGCCGCGCTGGCGGTGGCCGAGGTCTGGGACAACGGCAAGCCGATCCGCGAGGCGCTGGCCGCCGACATTCCCTTGGCGGCCGACCACTTCCGGTATTTCGCCGCGGCGCTGCGGGCGCAGGAGGGCTCGCTGAGCCAGATCGACGACGACACCGTGGCCTACCACTTCCACGAGCCGCTCGGCGTGGTCGGGCAGATCATCCCGTGGAACTTCCCCATCCTGATGGGTGCGTGGAAACTGGCGCCCGCGCTGGCGGCCGGCAACGCGGTGGTGCTCAAACCGGCTGAGCAGACACCCGTTTCGGTGCTCTACCTGATGTCGCTGATCGGTGACCTGCTGCCGCCCGGGGTGATCAACGTCGTCAGTGGGTTCGGCGCCGAGGCCGGCAAGCCGCTGGCGTCGAGCAACCGGATCGCCAAGATCGCGTTCACCGGGGAGACCACCACGGGGCGACTGATCATGCAGTACGCGTCGCAGAACCTGATCCCGGTCACCCTGGAACTCGGCGGCAAGAGCCCCAACATCTTCTTCTCCGACGTGATGGCCAAGGCCGACGACTATCAGGACAAGGCGCTGGAGGGCTTCACGATGTTCGCCCTCAACCAGGGCGAGGTGTGCACCTGCCCGTCGCGCAGCCTGGTCCAGGCCGACATCTACGACGAGTTCCTGGAGCTGGCCGCGATCCGCACCAAGGCGGTCCGGCAGGGCGATCCGTTGGACTCCGAGACCATGCTGGGCTCGCAGGCCTCCAACGACCAGCTGGAAAAGGTGTTGTCCTACATCGAAATCGGCAAAGGCGAGGGTGCCAAGGTGATCACCGGCGGCGAACGCGCCGAACTCGGCGGCGACCTGTCCGGCGGCTTCTACATGCAGCCCACCATCCTCGGCGGCGACAACTCGATGCGGGTCTTCCAGGAGGAGATCTTCGGGCCGGTGGTGGCGGTGACGTCGTTCTCCGATTACGACGACGCCATGTCGATCGCCAACGACACCCTCTACGGCCTGGGCGCGGGGGTGTGGAGCCGCGACGGCAACACCGCCTACCGGGCCGGGCGCGACATCCAGGCCGGCCGGGTGTGGGTGAACTGCTACCACGTCTATCCCGCGCACGCGGCGTTCGGCGGCTACAAACAGTCCGGCATCGGCCGCGAGAACCACAAGATGATGCTCGACCACTACCAGCAGACCAAGAACATGCTGGTGTCGTATTCGGAGAAGGCGCAAGGGTTCTTCTGA
- a CDS encoding prolyl oligopeptidase family serine peptidase, with product MTSQARTAPQDGQDPYLWLEDVTGDEALDWVRARNEPTLTRFRDADFERMRTEALEVLDTDARIPYVVRRGEYLYNFWRDAANPRGLWRRTTLDSYRADSPEWDVLIDVDELGRADGEKWVWAGAAVIYPEYTRALVSLSRGGSDASIVREFDMATREFVADGFELPEAKSQVSWEDPDTVLVGTDFGPDTLTESGYPRVVKRWRRGTPLAEAEAVFEGARSDVNVAASASRIPGFERTLIGRALDFWNEELYELRGAELIRIDTPTDASVSLHREWLLIELRSEWSFGGTTYGTGSLLAAKYEEFLAGTAQLQVVFEPDEHTALNHYAWTRDRLLIVSLVDVASRVEIATPPSRDDPLRPAPPPLRSSRGAWRREPVAGIPAATNTVVVSADDTGDEFFLDSSGFDTPSRLMRGTDDGTLEQLKSAPAFFAAENISVAQYFVNSQDGTPIPYFVVQPGGAASDGPAPTLLYGYGGFESSNTPGYSGVLGRLWLARGGTYVLANIRGGGEYGPGWHTQAIREGRHKVAEDFAAVATDLVDRGITRVDQLGAQGGSNGGLLMGIMLTQYPEKFGALVCSVPLLDMKRYHLLLAGASWVAEYGDPDNPDDWEFIAEYSPYQNISSSRRYPPVLMTTSTRDDRVHPGHARKMTAALEAAGHPVFYYENIEGGHAGAADNEQVAFKSALTYSFLWQMLARP from the coding sequence ATGACGTCGCAAGCGCGCACCGCCCCGCAAGACGGCCAAGACCCCTACCTCTGGCTCGAGGACGTCACCGGTGACGAGGCGCTGGATTGGGTGCGGGCACGCAACGAGCCGACGCTGACGCGCTTCCGCGACGCCGACTTCGAGCGGATGCGCACCGAGGCGCTCGAGGTGCTCGACACCGATGCCCGCATCCCCTATGTGGTGCGCCGCGGCGAGTACCTCTACAACTTCTGGCGCGACGCCGCCAACCCCCGCGGGCTGTGGCGGCGCACCACGCTGGACAGCTACCGCGCCGACAGCCCCGAGTGGGACGTGCTGATCGACGTCGACGAGCTGGGCCGCGCCGACGGCGAGAAGTGGGTGTGGGCCGGCGCCGCCGTCATCTACCCCGAGTACACCCGCGCTCTGGTCAGCCTCTCCCGCGGCGGCTCGGACGCCTCCATCGTGCGCGAATTCGACATGGCAACAAGGGAATTCGTGGCCGACGGGTTTGAGCTGCCGGAAGCCAAGTCGCAGGTCAGCTGGGAAGACCCCGACACCGTCCTGGTCGGCACCGACTTCGGCCCCGATACGCTCACCGAATCCGGCTATCCGCGGGTGGTCAAGCGCTGGCGCCGGGGCACACCCCTGGCCGAGGCCGAGGCCGTGTTCGAGGGCGCCCGTTCCGACGTGAACGTGGCGGCCAGCGCCAGTCGCATTCCCGGCTTCGAACGCACCCTGATCGGCCGGGCCCTGGACTTCTGGAACGAAGAACTCTACGAGCTGCGCGGCGCGGAACTCATCCGCATCGACACCCCCACCGACGCCAGCGTGAGCCTGCACCGTGAATGGCTGCTGATCGAGCTGCGCAGCGAGTGGTCCTTCGGCGGCACGACCTATGGCACCGGGTCGCTGCTGGCCGCGAAATACGAGGAATTCCTCGCCGGCACAGCACAATTGCAAGTGGTCTTCGAACCCGACGAACACACGGCGCTCAACCACTACGCGTGGACCCGCGACCGGCTGTTGATCGTCTCGCTGGTCGACGTGGCCAGCCGCGTCGAGATCGCCACGCCGCCATCGCGTGACGACCCGCTGCGCCCGGCTCCGCCGCCCTTGCGATCGTCACGCGGGGCCTGGCGGCGCGAACCGGTGGCCGGGATTCCGGCCGCCACCAACACCGTCGTCGTCTCCGCCGACGACACCGGCGACGAGTTCTTCCTGGATTCCAGTGGATTCGATACCCCGTCCCGGCTGATGCGGGGCACCGATGACGGGACCCTCGAGCAGCTCAAATCCGCCCCGGCGTTCTTCGCTGCCGAAAACATCTCCGTGGCACAGTATTTCGTGAATTCGCAGGACGGCACGCCGATCCCCTACTTCGTAGTGCAACCCGGCGGAGCGGCGTCCGACGGGCCGGCGCCCACCCTGCTCTACGGCTACGGCGGGTTCGAGTCGTCGAACACGCCCGGCTACAGCGGGGTGCTGGGCCGGTTGTGGCTGGCCCGCGGCGGCACGTACGTGCTGGCCAACATTCGCGGCGGCGGTGAATACGGCCCCGGATGGCACACCCAGGCGATACGCGAGGGCCGGCACAAGGTGGCCGAGGACTTCGCGGCCGTGGCAACCGATTTGGTGGACCGCGGCATCACCCGCGTCGACCAACTCGGCGCGCAGGGCGGCAGCAACGGCGGCCTGCTGATGGGCATCATGTTGACCCAGTACCCGGAGAAGTTCGGCGCGCTGGTGTGCAGCGTGCCGCTGCTGGACATGAAGCGCTATCATCTGCTGCTCGCGGGCGCCTCGTGGGTTGCCGAATACGGCGACCCGGACAATCCCGACGACTGGGAATTCATCGCCGAATACTCGCCGTACCAAAACATTTCGTCGAGCCGCCGGTACCCGCCGGTGCTGATGACCACGTCTACCCGCGACGACCGGGTGCATCCGGGCCACGCCCGCAAGATGACGGCGGCCCTCGAGGCCGCCGGTCATCCGGTCTTCTACTACGAGAACATCGAGGGCGGCCACGCCGGCGCCGCCGACAACGAGCAGGTCGCGTTCAAGTCGGCGCTGACGTATTCGTTCCTATGGCAGATGCTCGCGCGGCCATAG
- a CDS encoding crotonase/enoyl-CoA hydratase family protein, protein MPDFETLLYKTAGAVATITLNRPEQLNTIVPPMPDEIEAAVGLAERDPAVKVIVLRGAGRAFSGGYDFGGGFQHWGESMMSDGKWDPGKDFAMVSARETGPTQKFMAIWRASKPVIAQVHGWCVGGASDYALCADLVIASEDAVIGTPYSRMWGAYLTGMWLYRLSLAKVKWHSLTGRPLTGVQAAEIELINEAVPFERLEARVAEIAAELAQIPLSQLQAQKLIVNQAYENMGLASTQTLGGILDGLMRNTPDALGFIKIAEADGVRAAVERRDGPFGDYSQAPPELRPDPSHVIVPDRD, encoded by the coding sequence ATGCCGGACTTCGAGACGCTGCTCTACAAGACGGCCGGCGCGGTTGCCACCATCACCCTGAACCGGCCCGAGCAGCTGAACACGATCGTGCCGCCCATGCCCGACGAGATCGAGGCCGCCGTCGGCCTGGCCGAGCGCGACCCGGCCGTCAAGGTCATCGTGCTGCGCGGGGCGGGCCGGGCGTTCTCCGGCGGCTACGACTTCGGCGGCGGGTTCCAGCACTGGGGCGAGTCCATGATGAGCGACGGGAAATGGGATCCCGGCAAGGACTTCGCGATGGTCAGCGCCCGCGAGACCGGGCCGACGCAAAAGTTCATGGCCATCTGGCGCGCGTCCAAGCCGGTGATCGCCCAGGTGCACGGCTGGTGCGTGGGCGGGGCCAGCGACTACGCGCTGTGCGCCGATCTCGTCATCGCCAGTGAGGACGCCGTGATCGGCACCCCCTACAGCAGGATGTGGGGCGCGTACCTGACCGGGATGTGGCTCTACCGGCTGAGCCTGGCCAAGGTGAAATGGCACTCGCTGACCGGCCGCCCCCTGACCGGCGTGCAGGCCGCCGAGATCGAGCTGATCAATGAGGCGGTGCCCTTCGAGCGCCTCGAGGCGCGGGTGGCCGAGATCGCGGCCGAACTGGCGCAGATCCCGTTGTCGCAGTTGCAGGCGCAGAAGCTGATCGTCAACCAGGCCTACGAGAACATGGGCCTGGCCTCCACCCAGACGCTGGGCGGCATCCTCGACGGCCTGATGCGCAATACGCCCGACGCTCTGGGCTTCATCAAGATCGCGGAGGCCGACGGCGTGCGCGCGGCCGTCGAGCGCCGCGACGGTCCGTTCGGGGACTACAGCCAGGCCCCACCCGAGCTCCGGCCGGACCCCTCGCACGTCATCGTCCCTGATCGGGACTGA
- a CDS encoding DUF5078 domain-containing protein, with protein MSRLSTGLRAGATFLALGITAAIFPSTAVADSTEDFPIPRRMINTTCDAEQILAAARDTSPVYYQRYMIDFNNHPNVNQAAIDKAHWFYALSPQDRRNYSENFYAPQSDPLWLAWPNHMKIFWNNKGVVAKATDICNQYPPGDMSVWNWS; from the coding sequence ATGTCTCGGCTGAGTACCGGCCTGCGTGCAGGCGCCACGTTCCTTGCTCTGGGTATTACCGCTGCGATTTTTCCGTCGACCGCGGTAGCCGACTCCACGGAGGACTTCCCGATCCCCCGCCGGATGATCAACACCACGTGTGACGCCGAGCAGATCCTGGCGGCCGCCCGGGACACCAGCCCGGTGTACTACCAGCGCTACATGATCGACTTCAACAACCACCCCAACGTGAACCAGGCCGCCATCGACAAGGCGCACTGGTTCTACGCGTTGTCGCCGCAGGACCGCCGGAACTACTCGGAGAACTTCTACGCGCCACAGTCCGATCCGCTGTGGCTCGCCTGGCCCAACCACATGAAGATCTTCTGGAACAACAAGGGCGTGGTCGCCAAGGCCACCGACATCTGCAACCAGTACCCGCCCGGCGACATGTCGGTGTGGAACTGGTCGTAA
- a CDS encoding superoxide dismutase, producing the protein MPHYVLPDLTYDYGALEPAISGEIMQLHHDAHHAAYVKGANSTVDQLAEARAERNLAHLPGLERTLAFHLAGHALHSIFWTNLSPEAAERPEGELAAAIDEFFGGFEAFRAEMTGATSSVQGSGWGALAWDPIGRRLVVHQIHDHHISVAITSTPLLVFDAWEHAFYLQYRNVKADYVDRLWSIVNWADVAVRFEAARRGDLSGLHSSDEIGGAR; encoded by the coding sequence ATGCCCCACTACGTCCTGCCCGACCTGACCTATGACTACGGGGCGCTCGAGCCCGCGATCAGCGGCGAGATCATGCAGCTGCACCACGACGCGCATCACGCCGCCTACGTCAAGGGCGCCAACTCGACCGTCGACCAGCTCGCCGAGGCGCGTGCCGAGCGCAACCTCGCCCACTTGCCGGGCCTGGAGCGGACGCTGGCGTTTCACCTCGCCGGCCATGCCTTGCACTCGATCTTTTGGACGAATCTCTCTCCGGAGGCCGCCGAAAGGCCCGAGGGGGAACTGGCCGCCGCCATCGACGAGTTCTTCGGCGGATTCGAGGCGTTCCGCGCCGAGATGACCGGGGCCACCTCCAGCGTGCAGGGCTCGGGGTGGGGCGCGCTGGCGTGGGACCCGATCGGGCGTCGTCTGGTCGTCCACCAGATTCACGATCACCACATCAGCGTGGCGATCACCAGCACTCCGCTGCTGGTGTTCGACGCCTGGGAGCACGCGTTCTACCTGCAGTACCGCAACGTCAAGGCCGACTATGTCGACAGGCTGTGGTCCATCGTGAATTGGGCCGACGTCGCCGTCCGCTTCGAGGCCGCTCGCCGCGGCGACCTGTCCGGGCTACACAGCAGCGACGAGATCGGCGGCGCGCGATGA
- the nrdF gene encoding class 1b ribonucleoside-diphosphate reductase subunit beta → MSIRSVDRMRAINWNRLPDPKDAQVWDRLTGNFWLPEKVPLSNDSASWQTLTAQEQQTTVRVFTGLTLLDTTQATVGAVSMIADAVTPHEEAVLTNIAFMESVHAKSYSSIFSTLCSTRQIDDAFDWSERNPHLQRKAQIVVDYYRGDDALKRKAASVMLESFLFYSGFYLPMYWSSRGKLTNTADIIRLIIRDEAVHGFYIGYKCQRGLAELSESERSGHREYTYELLNALYTNEIDYAHDLYDGLGWTDDVLPYMRFNANRALANLGYEPMFGPSDCRVNPAVLSALDPGAGENHDFFSGSGSSYVIGSHQATEDADWDF, encoded by the coding sequence ATGAGCATCCGATCGGTGGATCGAATGCGGGCGATCAACTGGAATCGCCTGCCCGACCCCAAGGACGCGCAGGTATGGGATCGGCTGACGGGCAACTTCTGGCTGCCGGAGAAGGTGCCGCTGTCCAACGACTCGGCGTCATGGCAGACGCTGACCGCGCAGGAGCAGCAGACGACCGTGCGGGTGTTCACCGGGCTCACGTTGCTCGATACGACGCAGGCCACCGTCGGCGCGGTGTCGATGATCGCCGATGCGGTCACGCCCCACGAGGAGGCGGTGCTGACCAACATCGCGTTCATGGAATCGGTCCACGCCAAGAGCTACAGTTCGATCTTTTCGACGCTGTGCTCCACCCGCCAGATCGACGACGCCTTCGACTGGTCCGAGCGCAATCCGCACCTGCAGCGCAAGGCACAGATCGTCGTCGACTACTACCGCGGGGACGACGCTCTCAAACGCAAGGCGGCGTCGGTCATGCTGGAATCGTTTCTGTTCTACTCCGGTTTCTACCTGCCGATGTACTGGTCCTCGCGCGGCAAGCTCACCAACACCGCCGACATCATCCGGCTGATCATCCGCGACGAAGCCGTGCACGGCTTCTACATCGGCTACAAGTGTCAGCGCGGACTCGCCGAGCTTTCGGAATCAGAGCGGTCCGGCCACCGCGAGTACACCTACGAGCTGCTGAATGCGTTGTACACCAACGAGATTGATTATGCCCACGATCTGTACGACGGCCTGGGCTGGACCGACGACGTACTGCCCTACATGCGGTTCAACGCGAACCGGGCCCTGGCCAACCTCGGGTACGAGCCGATGTTCGGGCCGTCGGACTGCCGGGTGAACCCAGCGGTGCTCTCGGCGCTCGATCCCGGCGCCGGCGAGAACCACGACTTCTTCTCCGGGTCGGGCAGCTCCTATGTCATCGGCTCCCACCAGGCCACCGAGGACGCGGACTGGGACTTCTGA
- a CDS encoding RND family transporter, which yields MSEPGAADSAAQPISQPLIPPFLPRMIHKLALPIVLVWLGIVFVTNTVAPQLEVVAKTHSVSMSPTDAASFQSMMKVGSTFKEFNSDNSAMILLEGDKPLGAEAHRYYDEIVRRVEQDKKHVQHVQDFWSDPLTAAGSQSHDQKAAYVQVYLAGNMGGGLANESAAAVRKIVDSVPAPPGIKAYVTGAGPLFADQSHAGEKGVAKVTLVTFLVIILMLLFVYRSVSTVLIMLAMVFIELAAARGVVATLGNYGVMGLSTFANNMLVLMAIAAGTDYAIFVVGRYHEARGLGETREQAFYTMFHSTAHVVLGSGLTIAGAMYCLSFCRLPYFQSLGVPCAVGMLVAVLAALTLAPAILTVASFFKLMDPKRILQTRGWRRMGTAVVRWPAPVLAVTIAIALVGLLALPGYKTDYDNRHFLPADTPANVGYAAADRHFDQARLNPELLMIETDHDLRNPADFLVLDKVAKAVFHIPGIGRVQTITRPLGTPLDHSTLGFQMGAQAAGRIQTQHYQDEQAANLLKQADELHKTMATLHEQMQVTQDLSNTTHETTKLTKETVQITERLRDDIANFDDFLRPIRSYFYWEKHCYDIPACWALRSVFNALDGIDQVAENIVNLSANLDKLDKIQPKLVALIPPQIESQQRNLDTIMSNYAITQGLNEQAKAQSDNATAQGDAFDKAKNDDTFYLPPEAFKSPDFARGLKQFISPNGHAVRLIISHEGDPATPEGINHIEPIKQAVHEAIKGTPWEGAKVYLGGTAATYKDMHDGSDIDLLIAGIAAATLIFIIMLVITRSVVAAVVIVGTVLLSLGASFGLSVLLWQYILGMKLHWMVLAMAVILLLAVGSDYNLLLISRFKEEIHAGLKTGTIRAMAGSGSVVTSAGLVFAATMATFMFSPLLVMAQVGTTIALGLLFDTLIVRSFMTPSLATMLGRWFWWPQHVRPRPASTMLRPYGPRPAVRELILNDVEEHPAGGVVQPR from the coding sequence ATGAGCGAGCCGGGCGCGGCTGATTCTGCCGCGCAGCCCATCTCGCAGCCGCTGATCCCGCCGTTCCTGCCGCGGATGATCCATAAGCTGGCCCTGCCGATCGTCCTGGTGTGGTTGGGCATCGTGTTCGTCACCAACACCGTGGCCCCGCAGCTGGAGGTCGTCGCCAAAACCCACTCGGTGTCGATGAGTCCGACCGACGCGGCGTCCTTTCAGTCGATGATGAAAGTCGGGTCGACGTTCAAAGAGTTCAACTCCGACAACTCGGCCATGATCCTGCTGGAGGGCGACAAGCCACTCGGGGCCGAAGCGCACCGCTACTACGACGAGATCGTCAGGCGCGTCGAGCAAGACAAGAAACACGTTCAGCACGTCCAGGATTTCTGGAGCGATCCGCTGACGGCGGCGGGTTCCCAGAGCCACGATCAAAAGGCCGCGTACGTCCAGGTTTACCTCGCCGGCAACATGGGCGGCGGGCTGGCGAACGAGTCTGCCGCGGCCGTCCGCAAGATCGTGGACTCGGTGCCCGCGCCGCCGGGAATCAAGGCATACGTCACCGGCGCGGGCCCGCTGTTCGCTGATCAGTCCCACGCCGGTGAAAAGGGCGTAGCGAAGGTCACGCTCGTCACGTTCTTGGTGATCATCCTGATGCTGCTGTTCGTCTACCGGTCGGTGAGCACCGTGCTGATCATGCTGGCCATGGTGTTCATCGAGCTGGCAGCGGCCCGCGGTGTCGTCGCGACGCTCGGTAACTACGGCGTCATGGGGCTGTCGACCTTCGCCAACAACATGCTGGTGCTGATGGCGATCGCCGCCGGGACGGACTACGCGATCTTCGTGGTCGGCCGCTATCACGAGGCCCGCGGTCTGGGCGAAACCCGCGAACAAGCGTTCTACACCATGTTCCACAGCACCGCGCATGTCGTGCTGGGATCGGGCCTGACCATCGCCGGCGCGATGTACTGCCTGAGCTTCTGCCGGCTGCCGTACTTCCAGTCGCTGGGGGTGCCGTGTGCGGTCGGCATGCTGGTCGCGGTGCTCGCGGCTTTGACGCTGGCTCCGGCGATACTGACGGTGGCGTCGTTCTTCAAACTCATGGACCCGAAGCGCATCCTGCAGACCCGGGGCTGGCGTCGCATGGGCACCGCGGTCGTCCGTTGGCCCGCACCGGTTCTCGCGGTGACCATCGCCATCGCGTTGGTGGGTCTGCTCGCCCTGCCCGGCTACAAGACGGACTACGACAACCGCCACTTCCTGCCGGCGGACACCCCGGCCAATGTCGGTTATGCCGCCGCGGACCGGCACTTCGACCAGGCTCGGCTCAATCCCGAGCTGTTGATGATCGAGACCGATCACGACCTGCGTAACCCGGCCGATTTCCTGGTCCTGGACAAGGTCGCCAAGGCGGTCTTCCACATCCCCGGTATCGGCCGGGTGCAGACGATCACCCGGCCGTTGGGCACGCCGCTCGACCACAGCACCCTCGGTTTTCAGATGGGCGCACAAGCCGCGGGGCGGATCCAGACCCAGCACTATCAGGACGAGCAGGCGGCGAACCTGCTCAAGCAGGCGGACGAGCTGCACAAGACGATGGCAACGCTGCATGAGCAGATGCAGGTGACCCAGGATCTCAGCAACACGACACATGAGACCACCAAGCTCACCAAGGAAACCGTCCAGATCACCGAGAGGTTGCGCGACGACATCGCCAACTTCGACGACTTCCTCCGGCCGATCCGCAGCTACTTCTACTGGGAGAAGCACTGTTACGACATCCCGGCCTGCTGGGCACTCCGGTCGGTCTTCAACGCGCTCGACGGCATCGACCAGGTGGCCGAGAACATCGTCAACCTGAGCGCGAACCTCGACAAGCTGGACAAGATTCAGCCCAAGCTGGTGGCGCTGATACCGCCGCAGATCGAGAGCCAGCAGCGCAACCTCGACACGATCATGTCGAACTATGCGATCACCCAGGGTCTTAACGAACAGGCGAAAGCGCAGTCCGACAACGCCACCGCGCAGGGCGATGCCTTCGACAAAGCGAAGAACGACGACACGTTCTACCTTCCGCCGGAGGCGTTCAAGAGCCCGGACTTCGCACGAGGTCTCAAACAGTTCATCTCGCCGAACGGGCACGCCGTCCGGCTGATCATCTCCCATGAAGGCGACCCGGCGACTCCGGAAGGCATCAACCACATCGAGCCGATCAAGCAGGCTGTGCACGAGGCGATCAAGGGCACGCCCTGGGAGGGCGCCAAGGTCTACCTCGGCGGCACCGCCGCGACGTACAAGGACATGCACGACGGCTCCGACATCGACCTGCTGATCGCTGGAATCGCCGCGGCCACTTTGATTTTCATCATCATGCTGGTGATCACCCGAAGCGTCGTGGCGGCCGTCGTGATCGTCGGTACGGTGTTGCTGTCGCTGGGCGCCTCATTCGGACTGTCCGTGCTCTTATGGCAGTACATCCTCGGTATGAAGTTGCACTGGATGGTGCTGGCGATGGCGGTCATCCTGCTGCTGGCGGTCGGCTCGGACTACAACCTGCTGCTGATATCGCGGTTCAAAGAGGAAATCCACGCCGGGCTCAAAACCGGGACGATCCGCGCGATGGCCGGTTCGGGCTCGGTGGTCACCTCCGCCGGCCTGGTGTTCGCCGCCACGATGGCCACGTTCATGTTCAGCCCGCTGCTGGTGATGGCCCAGGTGGGTACGACGATCGCGCTGGGTCTGCTGTTCGACACCTTGATCGTGCGGTCGTTCATGACACCGTCGCTGGCCACCATGCTCGGGCGCTGGTTCTGGTGGCCGCAGCATGTGCGACCACGGCCGGCCAGCACCATGCTGCGGCCATACGGGCCGCGTCCCGCGGTGCGCGAGCTGATCCTCAACGACGTCGAGGAGCACCCGGCGGGCGGAGTGGTACAGCCGCGCTGA
- a CDS encoding MmpS family transport accessory protein, translated as MTTTEPRTEPLQKQGSAGGEGKKVASQRAKKKGLFGRFWLVLTIAAVVALSGFVVYRLHGVFGVHRGSFGGGTSGEVLDEFNAKTITLEVWGPPGSTATINYLDENSHPQQALNVPLPWSKVLSSTKPGIPANLVAQGDGSWIACQFVVNKHDGSGDVIKTPNRSDPNQTVNAFVYCLDKSA; from the coding sequence ATGACGACGACTGAGCCAAGGACGGAACCGCTGCAGAAGCAGGGCTCCGCCGGCGGCGAGGGCAAAAAGGTCGCTTCGCAGCGCGCCAAGAAAAAGGGGCTCTTCGGGCGTTTCTGGCTGGTGCTCACGATCGCAGCTGTCGTCGCGCTGTCGGGGTTCGTCGTATACCGATTGCACGGCGTCTTCGGCGTTCACCGCGGTTCGTTCGGCGGTGGCACCTCGGGCGAAGTCCTCGACGAGTTCAACGCCAAGACGATCACGCTCGAGGTCTGGGGCCCACCGGGCAGCACGGCAACCATCAACTACCTCGACGAAAACTCTCATCCGCAGCAGGCACTCAACGTGCCCTTGCCCTGGAGCAAAGTATTGAGTTCAACGAAGCCCGGCATCCCGGCAAACCTGGTGGCGCAAGGCGACGGCAGTTGGATCGCCTGCCAGTTCGTGGTGAACAAGCACGACGGGAGCGGTGACGTCATCAAGACGCCGAACCGCTCAGATCCCAACCAAACCGTGAACGCCTTCGTCTATTGCCTGGACAAGTCCGCATGA
- a CDS encoding TetR/AcrR family transcriptional regulator, with amino-acid sequence MRYAQPVAQLTFQRARTEEKKRQRAEALVEAARSLAMETGVASVTLTAVASRAGIHYSAVRRYFTSHKEVLLRLSAEGWVRWSNTVSDKLAEPGAKSPSRIAGTLAEALADDPLFCDLLANLHLHLEHEVDAERVIEVRRISTAATRSLADAIERALPELGRSGSLDILLAAYSLAATLWQVANPPADLTDVYAEEPEVAPPEWNLDFATALTRLLTATCIGLISGSE; translated from the coding sequence GTGCGTTACGCTCAGCCGGTGGCGCAACTAACATTCCAGCGCGCCCGCACCGAGGAAAAAAAGCGCCAACGTGCGGAGGCCCTCGTGGAAGCCGCACGCTCGCTGGCGATGGAGACGGGCGTCGCGTCGGTCACCCTGACCGCGGTCGCCAGCCGCGCCGGAATTCACTATTCGGCGGTGCGCCGCTACTTCACGTCGCACAAGGAAGTGTTGCTGCGCCTTTCCGCCGAGGGCTGGGTGCGATGGTCGAATACCGTGTCGGACAAGCTGGCCGAGCCGGGCGCCAAATCGCCGTCGCGCATCGCCGGGACGCTGGCCGAGGCGCTGGCCGACGATCCGTTGTTCTGCGACCTGCTGGCCAACCTGCACCTGCACCTGGAACACGAGGTGGACGCGGAGCGGGTCATCGAGGTCAGGCGCATCAGCACCGCCGCCACGCGCTCGCTCGCCGATGCCATCGAGAGGGCGCTGCCCGAACTGGGGCGGTCGGGGTCGCTCGACATCCTGCTGGCCGCGTACTCACTGGCGGCCACCCTGTGGCAGGTCGCGAACCCGCCGGCGGATCTCACCGACGTCTACGCTGAGGAGCCGGAAGTGGCTCCGCCGGAGTGGAATCTGGACTTTGCGACCGCGCTGACGCGTCTACTGACTGCCACGTGCATTGGCCTCATCTCGGGATCGGAATGA